In a genomic window of Pangasianodon hypophthalmus isolate fPanHyp1 chromosome 1, fPanHyp1.pri, whole genome shotgun sequence:
- the ipo4 gene encoding importin-4: protein MSEELEHILSQLTLPDNAAIQKATAQLKQAFKDPAIIPALCTVMTGSTNPQIRQSAVVMLRMRVKKHWRKIIPDHRESLKEVVLQAFRQETEHTVRYSLSQLTAVMVKHETPDRWPALFTLLTESTNSNNPQDRQVGLLLLSKVVESNPEPFKPHYKQLLQLVGVVLQDVSNTTALYYCILTLTAITAYTGTEEMNLMRSLIPKLLIALKHLIQADQVQASEAMEVFDELMESEVSIVVPHITEIVRFCLEVSADVSLSNSLRVKALSCIALLIRLKSKAVLKQKLLAPILQVVFPILSATPPPGEEDPEDEENAEGDSDSESPKHFAAQVIDTMALHMPPEKLFNQLMPLTQACLASENAYERKGGLMCLAVLAEGCADHIRTKLLSSMLETVCRSLSDSNQVVRSAGLFALGQFSEYLQPEVSKYHAELMPLLLGYMSSLNEAKIGHVTKAFYALENFLENLDDDIQSYLPTLMETMLSALNNTINLKLKELAVSAIGAIANAAKEMLVPYFPPVIESLKGFLTDTRDEMRSLQTQALDTLSVLARTVGKDVFGPLAAECVQLGLNLTDAVDDPDLRRCTYSLFSAVSTVSPESIDPHLTAITTLMLLSLKSTEGVTTHLEEDKQFVLLDDDDDDDEGDTVLEEDGENEVEDVAGFSVENAYIDEKEDACDALGEIAFNTGAAFQPFLESSFEQVYGLCDFPHENVRRAAFGALGQFCRAQHKVWQENPTEANHQALHKLLDVVMPCFLEAVKQERERHVVMGVLEAMNSVIKSCKGEALQTPHRLAEVSHAIRDVLKKKTVCQDGGGDEGDDEEQQAEYDAMLQEFAGEGIPVLASAVPAETFYSHLNDLLPLIMNKAKSSCTVADRSFSVGTLSETLHSLVGVAGGRAVAGKLSNRLLPVLVAGVKDSDAEVRNNSVFGLGALAQAAGPIISSDYPMMLSLFSNLLVKESDRRVIDNLCAALCRMIMSHMEGVPLEQVLPALLDRLPLKEDLEENKTVYSCLAFLYSHNPALVVSHMKPILCATAQVLGTKDIDADTQNTLVMLLRDIGQRYSQEFESALMSLPVEQRTKMTTAVAQS, encoded by the exons ATGTCCGAGGAGCTAGAGCACATCCTGTCTCAGCTGACCCTCCCTGATAATGCGGCTATTCAAAAG GCCACTGCTCAGTTGAAACAGGCTTTCAAAGACCCAGCGATAATCCCAGCACTATGCACGGTTATGACTGGATCCACAAATCCACAG ATTCGGCAGTCAGCTGTGGTGATGTTGAGAATGAGAGTCAAAAAGCACTGGAGGAAAATTATTCCTGACCATAGAGAGAG TCTGAAGGAAGTGGTCTTGCAAGCTTTCCGGCAAGAAACAGA GCACACAGTTcgctactctctctctcagctcacCGCAGTGATGGTGAAACATGAAACACCTGACCGCTGGCCTGCGTTGTTTACTCTGTTGACTGAATCCACCAACAGCAACAACCCTCAGGACAGGCAG GTTGGCCTGTTGTTACTGAGCAAAGTTGTGGAATCCAACCCTGAGCCCTTCAAGCCTCACTACAAGCAGCTGCTGCAGCTGGTTGGTGTTGTGCTCCAGGATGTATCCAACACCACTGCCTTGTACTATTGCATCCTCACCCTCACTGCCATCACAGCTTACACTGGCACAGAGGAGATG AACCTGATGCGCTCGTTAATCCCAAAACTGTTAATTGCTCTAAAACACCTCATTCAGGCTGACCAG GTTCAGGCCAGTGAAGCAATGGAGGTTTTTGATGAGTTGATGGAGAGCGAGGTCTCTATTGTGGTCCCACACATTACTGAAATTGTTCGCTTCTGTTTGGAG gtgAGTGCAGATGTTTCACTCAGCAATTCTCTGCGTGTCAAGGCCCTGTCTTGTATTGCCCTCCTCATTAGACTCAAGAGCAAG gCTGTGTTAAAGCAGAAGCTTTTGGCACCAATCTTGCAAGTAGTGTTTCCCATTTTGAGTGCAACACCTCCACCTGGAGAGGAGGACCCAGAGGATGAGGAGAACGCTGAAGGTGATAGTGACAGTGAAAGTCCCAAACACTTTGCTGCTCAG GTGATCGACACAATGGCTCTTCATATGCCACCTGAAAAACTTTTCAACCAACTG ATGCCCCTGACTCAGGCTTGCCTGGCCAGTGAGAATGCTTATGAGAGGAAAGGAGGTCTCATGTGTCTAGCAGTGCTGGCAGAGGGTTGTGCTGACCACATTCGCACTAA GTTGCTGTCGTCCATGCTAGAGACAGTGTGCCGGAGTCTGTCTGACAGTAACCAGGTAGTGCGCAGTGCAGGCCTTTTTGCTCTGGGTCAGTTCTCTGAGTACCTGCAG CCTGAAGTCAGTAAATACCACGCAGAGCTGATGCCGCTGTTACTAGGATACATGTCTTCCCTGAATGAGGCCAAAATTGGCCATGTCACCAAGGCTTTTTATGCCCTGGAGAACTTCCTAGAGAACCTGG ATGATGATATTCAGTCTTACCTGCCCACTCTTATGGAGACCATGCTGTCAGCCCTGAACAACACAATCAACCTTAAGCTTAAGGAGCTTGCTGTCAGTGCTATAGGCGCCATCG caAACGCTGCCAAGGAGATGTTGGTGCCATATTTCCCTCCTGTAATAGAGAGCTTAAAGGGTTTCCTGACAGACACACGAGATGAAATGAGATCACTGCAGACACAGGCCTTGG ATACACTGTCTGTGTTGGCCCGCACTGTTGGTAAGGATGTGTTTGGTCCGTTGGCTGCAGAGTGTGTGCAGCTGGGTCTGAACCTTACTGATGCTGTGGATGATCCCGACCTGCGCCGCTGCAC GTATAGCTTGTTCTCAGCTGTGTCCACAGTCAGTCCAGAAAGTATTGATCCTCATCTTACTGCAATCACCACATTGATGCTCCTGTCCCTAAAATCTACGGAGGGTGTGACG ACTCATCTAGAGGAGGATAAGCAGTTTGTTCTcttggatgatgatgatgatgatgatgaaggtgatacTGTATTGGAGGAAGATGGAGAGAATGAGGTGGAGGATGTTGCTGG CTTCAGCGTGGAAAATGCTTACATCGATGAGAAGGAGGATGCTTGTGATGCCCTGGGGGAAATTGCCTTTAACACTGG tgcTGCGTTCCAGCCCTTCCTGGAGTCAAGCTTTGAGCAGGTCTATGGTCTCTGTGAT TTTCCACATGAGAATGTGAGGAGAGCGGCCTTTGGTGCCCTGGGCCAATTCTGTCGAGCTCAGCACAAAGTGTGGCAGGAAAATCCTACTGAGGCTAATCATCAGG CACTACATAAACTGCTTGACGTGGTGATGCCCTGCTTCCTGGAGGCAGTGAAACAGGAGCGTGAGCGACACGTAGTCATGGGAGTTTTGGAGGCTATGAACAGCGTCATCAAATCATGCAAGGGGGAGGCGTTGCAGACCCCACACAGATTAGCCGAGGTCAGCCATGCCATCCGAGATGTGCTGAAGAAGAAG ACCGTTTGTCAGGATGGAGGAGGGGATGAGGGAGACGATGAAGAACAGCAG GCCGAGTATGATGCCATGTTGCAGGAGTTTGCTGGGGAGGGAATTCCTGTCTTGGCTTCAGCCGTACCAGCAGAAACCTTTTATTCTCACCTCAATGACCTACTGCCTCTCATTATGAACAAAGCT AAGTCTTCCTGTACTGTGGCAGATCGCTCCTTCTCTGTGGGCACACTTAGTGAGACACTGCACTCCCTGGTTGGTGTGGCTGGAGGCCGGGCTGTCGCAGGAAAGTTGTCCAATCGGCTGCTGCCAGTGCTCGTGGCTGGTGTTAAAGACAGTGATGCAGAGGTGCGCAATAACAGTGTGTTTGGCTTGGGAGCTCTAGCGCAGGCTGCTGGACCAATCATCTCCTC tgattaCCCAATGATGCTATCTCTCTTCTCTAACCTGCTGGTCAAAGAGTCAGACAGGAGAGTGATTGATAATCTGTGTGCTGCGCTTTGCCGGATGATCATGAGCCACATGGAGGGAGTGCCACTAGAGCAG GTGCTTCCTGCTCTTCTGGATCGTCTGCCTCTGAAGGAAGACCTTGAGGAAAATAAGACTGTCTACAGCTGCCTGGCTTTCCTCTACTCCCATAACCCAGCACTG GTTGTTAGCCATATGAAGCCAATCCTGTGTGCTACAGCACAAGTACTAGGAACAAAGGATATTGATGCAG acACCCAGAACACCCTTGTCATGTTGCTCAGAGACATTGGCCAACGATACTCCCAGGAATTTGAGAGTGCTTTGATGTCACTTCCAGTTGAGCAAAGAACAAAGATGACCACTGCTGTTGCTCAATCCTAG
- the nanog gene encoding homeobox protein NANOG: MADWKVPVSYNYSPSYHAYAYGLMYPQTPEQTPANVSWAEAAYGSSVGVTGGYYTSQPPSSQTPPGSPEYNKPTSEGHYPGSVVYYADSKAHTQTGRLFLSHNRVHFDQMSKEQERAGSDTPSDSEAHTPDSWSSGSSREGSAAPVDLDLPDWVKKEQAHEPDSGSPDGTEVVSSSLSAASEALSCMNVERDGGLSTVSTVAPSPEPVAAQQPRKAKARTAFSEEQMSALNDRFNMQRYLTPAEMKTLAGLTGLTYKQVKTWFQNRRMKLKRHQKDNSWVSERYITTGIPNAQTTHSQFQVDAPILTQDLYNNPQFRDAVFKKSPPQTPSFYLNYSRPLSPSQVSPRPQGSWRLPPAVQHYEFLNPSSYVPVGGNAGTGDICTVDPGSSPTQMTTVHNATQWSS; encoded by the exons ATGGCGGATTGGAAGGTGCCAGTGAGCTACAACTACAGTCCGTCGTACCATGCTTACGCGTACGGGTTAATGTACCCGCAGACACCCGAGCAAACCCCCGCTAATGTGAGCTGGGCAGAGGCTGCTTATGGCTCCTCTGTAGGGGTAACCGGGGGTTACTACACCTCCCAGCCGCCGTCTTCTCAAACCCCGCCCGGGAGTCCGGAATACAACAAGCCGACCTCTGAAGGCCATTATCCGGGCTCAGTCGTGTACTACGCCGACTCCAAGGCGCACACGCAGACCGGGCGTCTTTTCCTCTCGCACAATCGGGTTCACTTTGACCAAATGAGCAAGGAGCAGGAGCGAGCAGGCAGTGACACACCGAGCGACTCCGAGGCCCACACACCAG ATTCTTGGAGTTCGGGTAGCAGTCGGGAAGGCAGCGCAGCTCCAGTGGATCTAGATCTCCCCGACTGGGTTAAGAAAGAGCAGGCACACGAGCCCGACAGCGGCAGCCCCGACGGCACCGAGGTCGTTTCCAGCTCTCTGTCAGCAGCCTCAGAAGCTCTGAGTTGTATGAATGTGGAGAGAGACGGTGGATTGTCCACGGTGTCCACAGTCGCTCCGTCTCCTGAGCCGGTGGCGGCGCAGCAGCCGCGCAAGGCCAAAGCGCGCACCGCCTTCTCTGAGGAGCAGATGAGCGCACTGAACGACCGCTTCAACATGCAGAGATACCTCACTCCCGCGGAGATGAAGACTCTAGCAGGACTCACTGGGCTCACCTACAAACAG GTGAAAACCTGGTTTCAAAATCGCAGAATGAAACTCAAGAGGCACCAGAAAGATAATAGTTGGGTGTCTGAGAGATACATCACCACTGGGATTCCAAATGCACAGACTACACATTCTCAG TTCCAGGTAGATGCACCGATACTGACCCAAGACCTTTATAACAACCCTCAGTTTAGAGATGCTGTATTCAAGAAGAGCCCTCCACAGACACCCTCCTTTTACCTCAACTACTCTCGGCCACTGTCCCCTTCCCAGGTCTCTCCTCGGCCTCAGGGAAGTTGGCGTCTGCCCCCAGCTGTGCAGCACTATGAATTCCTCAATCCTTCCAGCTATGTGCCAGTTGGTGGGAATGCTGGTACTGGTGATATTTGCACTGTTGATCCAGGCAGTAGCCCTACACAGATGACCACAGTGCATAATGCCACACAGTGGTCATCTTGA
- the tm9sf1 gene encoding transmembrane 9 superfamily member 1 isoform X1, producing the protein MAALIAKRTMMATLGWIMCSRLLLLCLFPQVAWTTTYKEGDPVMLYVNKVGPYHNPQETYHYYTLPVCRPKEVRHKALSLGEVLDGDRMAESLYSIHFRQNTEKQTLCQLTLSEKEVDQLREAIEELYYFEFVLDDIPIWGFVGYMEESGFLPHSHKVGLWTHLDFNIEYNGNSVIFANVSVKDVKPVPLEEGGGDGANGNSGGLSVTHTYSVHWFESPLPHARRAERLRDYSFFPKTLEIHWLSIINSLVLVVLLLGFVIIILMRVLKNDFARYNVEEDGSCDDLDQGDNGWKIIHTDVFRFPPYKSLLCAVLGVGAQFLTLATGIIIMALLGMFNVHRHGAINSAAIVLYALTSCVSGYCSCSFYTQIHGHRWVWNIILTSTLFSAPLFLTWSVVNSVHWWSGSTQALPASTVLLLLGAWVLVGFPLTVIGGIVGKNRAGSFQAPCRTRNIPRQIPEQPWYKHTAVHMAIGGFLPFSAISVELYYIFATVWGREQYTLYGILLCVFAILLSVGACISVALTYFLLSGEDYRWWWRSILSTGSTGLFIFVYSLFYYWNRSSMSGLVQSMEFFGYSLLTAFVFSLMLGTVSFWASLAFIRYIYRSLKMD; encoded by the exons GGACTATGATGGCAACTCTTGGCTGGATCATGTGCTCTCGGCTGCTTCTTCTGTGCCTGTTTCCACAAGTTGCCTGGACAACCACTTACAAGGAAGGCGATCCCGTCATGCTTTACGTGAACAAAGTGGGGCCTTATCATAATCCCCAGGAAACCTACCATTATTATACGCTCCCTGTCTGCAGACCCAAAGAG GTGCGCCATAAAGCCTTAAGCCTAGGCGAGGTTTTGGATGGTGACAGGATGGCAGAGTCTTTGTACAGCATCCACTTCAGGcagaacacagaaaaacagacgCTATGTCAGCTCACACTGTCAGAGAAAGAG GTGGATCAGTTGAGAGAAGCAATTGAAGAGCtgtattattttgaatttgtccTGGATGATATTCCAATCTGGGGCTTTGTGGGATATATGGAGGAAAGCGGTTTCCTGCCTCACAGTCACAAG GTTGGGTTGTGGACCCACTTGGACTTCAATATTGAGTATAATGGCAACTCTGTGATCTTTGCCAACGTGTCTGTTAAAGATGTGAAGCCGGTGCCTTTGGAGGAGGGAGGAGGCGACGGGGCAAATGGCAATAGTGGAGGTCTCTCAGTGACCCACACCTACAGCGTACACTGGTTTGAGAGCCCCTTGCCCCATGCGCGCAGAGCCGAGCGTCTCCGAGACTACTCCTTCTTCCCTAAGACTCTGGAGATCCACTGGCTGTCAATCATCAACTCGTTGGTGCTGGTGGTGCTGCTGTTAGGCTTCGTTATCATCATCCTTATGAGGGTCTTAAAGAATGACTTTGCCAG ATATAATGTAGAAGAAGATGGCAGCTGTGATGATCTGGATCAGGGTGATAACGGCTGGAAGATCATTCACACAGATGTCTTTCGTTTTCCACCATACAAAAGCTTGTTGTGTGCTGTGCTTGGAGTAGGAGCTCAGTTTCTTACTTTGGCCACTG GAATTATCATCATGGCATTGCTAGGGATGTTCAACGTGCATCGCCATGGAGCCATAAACTCTGCAGCGATTGTATTGTATGCGCTGACTAGCTGTGTGTCGGGATACTGCTCGTGTAGCTTCTACACCCAGATCCATGGTCACCGCTGGGTTTGGAACATCATCCTCACCTCCACCCTCTTCTCTG ctCCTCTCTTTCTGACCTGGAGTGTAGTAAACTCTGTACACTGGTGGAGTGGTTCCACACAGGCACTCCCTGCATCTACAGTGCTCCTGTTGTTAGGTGCTTGGGTGCTAGTGGGTTTTCCCCTTACAGTCATTGGGGGAATTGTGGGTAAGAACCGGGCCGGCAGCTTTCAGGCTCCATGTCGCACACGCAACATTCCGCGCCAGATCCCAGAGCAACCCTGgtacaaacacacagctgtgcACATGGCCATTGGTGGATTCCTGCCTTTCAG TGCCATCTCAGTGGAGCTCTACTACATATTTGCAACTGTGTGGGGTCGGGAGCAGTACACACTTTATGGCATCTTGCTCTGTGTCTTCGCCATCCTGCTGTCTGTGGGAGCCTGCATCTCTGTGGCTCTCACCTACTTCCTGCTGTCGGGTGAAGACTATCGCTGGTGGTGGCGAAGCATTCTGAGTACGGGATCCACTGGCCTCTTCATATTTGTCTACTCACTTTTCTACTATTGGAATCGATCAAGCATGAGTGGTCTGGTGCAGAGTATGGAGTTCTTTGGCTATTCCTTACTCACTGCATTCGTGTTCTCACTCATGCTTGGGACTGTTTCATTCTGGGCCTCACTGGCATTTATCCGTTATATCTATCGCAGCCTGAAGATGGACTGA
- the tm9sf1 gene encoding transmembrane 9 superfamily member 1 isoform X2, which produces MMATLGWIMCSRLLLLCLFPQVAWTTTYKEGDPVMLYVNKVGPYHNPQETYHYYTLPVCRPKEVRHKALSLGEVLDGDRMAESLYSIHFRQNTEKQTLCQLTLSEKEVDQLREAIEELYYFEFVLDDIPIWGFVGYMEESGFLPHSHKVGLWTHLDFNIEYNGNSVIFANVSVKDVKPVPLEEGGGDGANGNSGGLSVTHTYSVHWFESPLPHARRAERLRDYSFFPKTLEIHWLSIINSLVLVVLLLGFVIIILMRVLKNDFARYNVEEDGSCDDLDQGDNGWKIIHTDVFRFPPYKSLLCAVLGVGAQFLTLATGIIIMALLGMFNVHRHGAINSAAIVLYALTSCVSGYCSCSFYTQIHGHRWVWNIILTSTLFSAPLFLTWSVVNSVHWWSGSTQALPASTVLLLLGAWVLVGFPLTVIGGIVGKNRAGSFQAPCRTRNIPRQIPEQPWYKHTAVHMAIGGFLPFSAISVELYYIFATVWGREQYTLYGILLCVFAILLSVGACISVALTYFLLSGEDYRWWWRSILSTGSTGLFIFVYSLFYYWNRSSMSGLVQSMEFFGYSLLTAFVFSLMLGTVSFWASLAFIRYIYRSLKMD; this is translated from the exons ATGATGGCAACTCTTGGCTGGATCATGTGCTCTCGGCTGCTTCTTCTGTGCCTGTTTCCACAAGTTGCCTGGACAACCACTTACAAGGAAGGCGATCCCGTCATGCTTTACGTGAACAAAGTGGGGCCTTATCATAATCCCCAGGAAACCTACCATTATTATACGCTCCCTGTCTGCAGACCCAAAGAG GTGCGCCATAAAGCCTTAAGCCTAGGCGAGGTTTTGGATGGTGACAGGATGGCAGAGTCTTTGTACAGCATCCACTTCAGGcagaacacagaaaaacagacgCTATGTCAGCTCACACTGTCAGAGAAAGAG GTGGATCAGTTGAGAGAAGCAATTGAAGAGCtgtattattttgaatttgtccTGGATGATATTCCAATCTGGGGCTTTGTGGGATATATGGAGGAAAGCGGTTTCCTGCCTCACAGTCACAAG GTTGGGTTGTGGACCCACTTGGACTTCAATATTGAGTATAATGGCAACTCTGTGATCTTTGCCAACGTGTCTGTTAAAGATGTGAAGCCGGTGCCTTTGGAGGAGGGAGGAGGCGACGGGGCAAATGGCAATAGTGGAGGTCTCTCAGTGACCCACACCTACAGCGTACACTGGTTTGAGAGCCCCTTGCCCCATGCGCGCAGAGCCGAGCGTCTCCGAGACTACTCCTTCTTCCCTAAGACTCTGGAGATCCACTGGCTGTCAATCATCAACTCGTTGGTGCTGGTGGTGCTGCTGTTAGGCTTCGTTATCATCATCCTTATGAGGGTCTTAAAGAATGACTTTGCCAG ATATAATGTAGAAGAAGATGGCAGCTGTGATGATCTGGATCAGGGTGATAACGGCTGGAAGATCATTCACACAGATGTCTTTCGTTTTCCACCATACAAAAGCTTGTTGTGTGCTGTGCTTGGAGTAGGAGCTCAGTTTCTTACTTTGGCCACTG GAATTATCATCATGGCATTGCTAGGGATGTTCAACGTGCATCGCCATGGAGCCATAAACTCTGCAGCGATTGTATTGTATGCGCTGACTAGCTGTGTGTCGGGATACTGCTCGTGTAGCTTCTACACCCAGATCCATGGTCACCGCTGGGTTTGGAACATCATCCTCACCTCCACCCTCTTCTCTG ctCCTCTCTTTCTGACCTGGAGTGTAGTAAACTCTGTACACTGGTGGAGTGGTTCCACACAGGCACTCCCTGCATCTACAGTGCTCCTGTTGTTAGGTGCTTGGGTGCTAGTGGGTTTTCCCCTTACAGTCATTGGGGGAATTGTGGGTAAGAACCGGGCCGGCAGCTTTCAGGCTCCATGTCGCACACGCAACATTCCGCGCCAGATCCCAGAGCAACCCTGgtacaaacacacagctgtgcACATGGCCATTGGTGGATTCCTGCCTTTCAG TGCCATCTCAGTGGAGCTCTACTACATATTTGCAACTGTGTGGGGTCGGGAGCAGTACACACTTTATGGCATCTTGCTCTGTGTCTTCGCCATCCTGCTGTCTGTGGGAGCCTGCATCTCTGTGGCTCTCACCTACTTCCTGCTGTCGGGTGAAGACTATCGCTGGTGGTGGCGAAGCATTCTGAGTACGGGATCCACTGGCCTCTTCATATTTGTCTACTCACTTTTCTACTATTGGAATCGATCAAGCATGAGTGGTCTGGTGCAGAGTATGGAGTTCTTTGGCTATTCCTTACTCACTGCATTCGTGTTCTCACTCATGCTTGGGACTGTTTCATTCTGGGCCTCACTGGCATTTATCCGTTATATCTATCGCAGCCTGAAGATGGACTGA